A DNA window from Myxocyprinus asiaticus isolate MX2 ecotype Aquarium Trade chromosome 15, UBuf_Myxa_2, whole genome shotgun sequence contains the following coding sequences:
- the trim108 gene encoding LOW QUALITY PROTEIN: tripartite motif containing 108 (The sequence of the model RefSeq protein was modified relative to this genomic sequence to represent the inferred CDS: inserted 2 bases in 1 codon; deleted 3 bases in 2 codons; substituted 1 base at 1 genomic stop codon) → MNSPLSLQIKCSICLNDFTDXSCEHSFSRQXITGHMQASLGPNTCPEHKSPYNEEDFSHLLVRNMTSAVREHLTAEQKSDHTESPTSKDGTQPLKPPEMMLCSEHDEKLKLFCETDQKMVVICRDGDKHQGHIFKPMMEATQINKGELKSALGFLAKENGQLDNMIQQQTTEITKSEEKSKHFSVQISAQFEEMHQFLRQREEDVKKQLEREAKSITKAMQKNLSLIDTRFMESKEKGAILQSALEIDQPDHFR, encoded by the exons atgaattcacCTCTGTCTTTGCAGATAAAGTGCTCAATATGTTTGAATGATTTTACTGA CTCTTGTGAGCACTCATTCTCCCGACAATGAATCACAGGCCACATGCAGGCCAGCCTGGGACCAAACACCTGTCCAGAACACAAAAGTCCTTATAACGAAGAAGATTTTAGTCATCTACTG GTGAGGAACATGACTTCAGCAGTGAGAGAGCACCTCACTGCAGAACAGAAGTCAGACCACACAGAGAGTCCCACATCTAAAGATGGAACACAACCTTTAAAGCCTCCAGAAATG ATGTTATGTTCTGAGCACGATGAGAAGCTTAAACTGTTCTGTGAGACTGATCAAAAAATGGTTGTCATCTGCAGAGATGGAGACAAACATCAAGGACACATTTTTAAACCAATGATGGAGGCTACACAGATCAACAAG GGGGAGCTGAAGTCTGCTTTGGGTTTTCTTGCCAAAGAAAATGGGCAGCTGGATAACATGATACAACAACAGACAACAGAGATAACCAAATCAGAG GAGAAATCCAAACACTTTTCAGTGCAGATCTCTGCTCAGTTTGAAGAAATGCACCAATTCttgagacagagagaggaggacGTGAAGAAACAGTTGGAGAGGGAAGCGAAGAGCATTACTAAAGCCATGCAGAAGAACCTGTCTCTAATAGATACAAGATTTATGGAGAGCAAAGAGAAGGGTGCTATTCTGCAGTCAGCCCTGGAGATTGATCAACCAGATCACTTTAGATAA
- the LOC127452975 gene encoding CD209 antigen-like protein E: protein MEGVNSWIKMEDIENYTSLQEFTEDISHSGNRPILNTLQGKQGVDKGAKCLRGQASLILSIALLASVCANIVLGVLLNSRKSSPTVLQAESDESEAASLSLKLTAMQERFSRLCSEYMTLGQTCSKQVIQCMPCPEAWMHLEGRCYFFSEDKLDWEHSKDSCASMGGHLTILHSHEQHHTLESVAHQSGGQDYHFWIGLSDTETEGVWKWVDNTVVNRTFWNEWHKEPNNHQSDGIHGEDCAVLDSRSKTWFDVPCHFSYKRICEMDPITISI, encoded by the exons ATGGAGGGAGTGAATTCATGGATAAAA atggaagACATTGAAAACTATACCAGTCTACAAGAGTTCACAGAGGATATCTCTCATAGTGGAAACAGACCAATACTCAACACATTGCAGGGCAAACAAg GTGTCGACAAAGGGGCAAAGTGTTTGAGGGGGCAGGCCTCTCTTATCCTGTCCATTGCCCTATTGGCCTCTGTTTGTGCAAACATAGTACTTGGTGTTCTCT TAAACAGTCGCAAATCATCTCCTACTGTACTGCAAGCTGAGAGTGATGAATCTGAGGCCGCTTCTTTGTCTCTCAAACTTACCGCCATGCAGGAACGTTTCTCTCGCCTTTGCTCTGAATACATGACTCTTGGACAGACATGCTCAAAACAGG TGATCCAGTGTATGCCATGCCCAGAGGCTTGGATGCATTTGGAAGGGAGGTGTTATTTCTTTAGTGAGGACAAACTTGACTGGGAACACAGCAAAGACAGCTGTGCATCTATGGGTGGACATCTGACTATACTGCACAGCCATGAGCaacat cacACCCTTGAGAGTGTCGCACACCAGAGTGGTGGACAAGACTATCATTTCTGGATTGGCTTATCAGACACTGAGACTGAGGGGGTGTGGAAATGGGTGGATAACACAGTTGTTAATAGGAC GTTCTGGAATGAATGGCATAAAGAGCCAAATAATCACCAGTCCGATGGGATTCATGGAGAGGATTGCGCAGTGCTGGATTCTCGTTCCAAAACATGGTTCGATGTGCCCTGCCATTTCAGTTACAAACGTATCTGTGAGATGGATCCTATCACCATCAGCATATGA
- the LOC127452974 gene encoding zinc-binding protein A33, giving the protein MASLSLHLMCPVCMSDFSDPVSLPCEHTFCRQCITSYLESSSAGANKCPECRQNFTKEDVKGNRALRNLMEAVQKQHQTKDIVRDQRKTPSNALEMLCSEHEEKLKLFCEDDQKLVCLICKDGEKHRGHSFKPVKEAMKTSENVVKGAITFISDENKQMGDMLLSQKLVITKSKERAKCLEEKMHAQFKKMHDFLREKEDILMRELQRAASSAEEKMQQNVSSLTELQKRGNSQVSILESGLKICQPEKFLEWWSEEGFPLVDKMALEDSENESAFQTKFRSRLNCVQVISDHFTLGPYETDLPLIVWRDILGPLKCDLEGTSTIDKDMKLAIKKENNMQSGGGNYFAKFQKFHNGYKDNYVEDIHNGQVFWEVDIGVEPGWEHGLTVRYYPEEKNVSLWQTLFSKGFEKISLLVKDNRLYAVRGSQQTIIVNQVIPSRVGVYVDCERCLVVFCNADNMSLIHTVWCGDKQVYL; this is encoded by the exons ATGGCTTCACTGTCTCTCCACCTCATGTGTCCAGTGTGTATGAGTGACTTCAGTGATCCAGTAAGTTTGCCATGTGAACATACTTTCTGCAGACAGTGTATTACAAGCTATTTGGAATCATCAAGTGCAGGTGCTAACAAATGCCCGGAATGCAGACAAAACTTTACCAAAGAGGACGTTAAAGGCAACAGAGCACTGAGAAATCTTATGGAAGCTGTACAGAAGCAGCATCAGACAAAAGACATTGTGAGAGATCAACGAAAGACTCCCAGCAATGCACTTGAAATGCTCTGCTCTGAACATGAAGAGAAACTCAAACTTTTCTGTGAGGATGATCAGAAATTGGTTTGCCTTATCTGCAAAGATGGAGAGAAACATCGCGGACATAGTTTCAAGCCTGTAAAGGAGGCTATGAAGACCAGTGAG AATGTGGTGAAAGGAGCAATTACCTTTATTTCAgatgaaaataaacaaatgggTGATATGCTCTTGAGTCAGAAGCTTGTAATCACAAAATCCAAG GAAAGGGCCAAGTGTCTTGAGGAAAAGATGCATGCTCAGTTTAAGAAAATGCATGACTTCTTGAGGGAAAAGGAGGATATATTGATGAGAGAGCTCCAGAGAGCAGCAAGCAGTGCTGAAGAAAAAATGCAGCAAAATGTGTCATCGTTGACAGAGTTGCAAAAAAGGGGGAACAGCCAGGTGTCCATTTTGGAGTCAGGACTAAAGATATGCCAGCCTGAGAAGTTTTTAGAG TGGTGGAGTGAAGAAGGTTTCCCTCTGGTTGACAAAATGGCACTCGAAGACAGTGAGAACGAGTCTGCCTTTCAAACTAA ATTTAGGTCAAGACTTAACTGTGTTCAAGTGATTTCTGACCACTTCACCCTTGGCCCTTATGAAACTGATCTGCCTCTAATTGTTTGGAGAGACATACTAGGCCCCCTTAAATGTG actTAGAGGGTACATCTACAATAGACAAAGACATGAAACTGGCTATCAAAAAAGAGAACAATATGCAGTCTGGAGGGGGAAATTACTTTGCCAAATTCCAGAAGTTTCACAATGGTTATAAGGACAATTACGTGGAGGACATACATAATGGTCAGGTGTTCTGGGAAGTTGATATAGGAGTTGAACCAGGGTGGGAACATGGACTCACAGTTAGATATTATCCAGAGGAGAAAAATGTTTCtctttggcagacacttttttcAAAAGGTTTTGAAAAAATCTCTCTTTTAGTTAAAGATAACAGACTGTATGCTGTAAGGGGCAGTCAACAAACCATAATTGTCAACCAGGTTATACCCAGCAGAGTTGGGGTTTATGTAGACTGTGAGAGATGCCTGGTTGTATTTTGCAATGCAGACAATATGTCTCTTATTCACACAGTGTGGTGTGGAGATAAACAGGTTTATCTTTAA